From one Ignavibacteria bacterium genomic stretch:
- a CDS encoding immunoglobulin domain-containing protein, translated as MRAFLYAFMVAICAASVSAGTGINTSIRGFIENSGQWPDEVLYVHRGTNLNTWITTSGMVMDQYKIDGTTRTGQVVRLTWTKANPQNFAVVGTQGPTVRHYINRGGSAATVSRTYESLRFSNVFPGVDVLYYLDNTGRLRYDLDVEAGAHTEPISFAVKGENGISVRDGEVTLDTDLGGIVITDLYAYVMGDRERATPAAFRAAMNGIEFSIPERKVSESLRIDPVVYGTYIGGPGTDEVINIALGANHLYVVGSTFNLDFPETSGKYSKSVAGGRDGFIAAISKDLSKLVGYTYVGGSGPDEVTAVTIDQNSMVCVTGNTESTNFPITIGSVGQVHKGQTDAFICRFSADLANMDISTFVGGNKEDKAYGIAVDKATGAIYVCGSTTSNANFPVSGAHQQTLGGEMDGFLVKLAPGGGTFVFSTYFGRTKNEVFTAIAVDASGFPFVTGWTSSSDFETQPSGSSGGGWGWWKPGARTPYDATYNGGDKDAFLIKFFPDGTLSKKDDGTFSTYFGGAGEEEGRGIYIDAQGRPLLVGVTNSTKYPTAGTITADYIGGKSDIFMCQFTDDGKALTACTYFGGTGEDWVNGIVADPSLNSGILWGYTNSMDFPIQGAGASAARTGSTDAFLANINPYAVKFSSLVGGYGTDTAVAAVVDDAGDIYFVLRGTSDDLTVHPDAWKQTKPGEEDGYVAKWAQGTLDLVSPTGGESICAGSNRTISWAAEGMLQGDKYLLRISSDSGKTWTDLAKDLTGMNYTWKPAANMVEGTQYRIELSSPRGHVSRSGTFSISNPPAVHKDPVSTSACEGEDITLAVEAQGIGLKYQWRRNGTTIQGATNPTLKISKVSADNSGNYDCVVSGACSPAATTKPAIVGVAAQTEITQQPVATTVDEGKKLTLTVVAKGSELTYSWSRNGMPIANADKATYTVATASGDDAGDYTCTVTGGCGSKTTDVATVIVNRVGSVQTEVAVPGFAMHINGPVPASEKLSCTFTLNADAEVMIRFVGVDGSVVSSVMLGRLAAGTSTLMVPVSNLTPGVYGIEAVRGTTVLRTAIHVIR; from the coding sequence ATGCGAGCATTTTTATACGCGTTTATGGTTGCCATCTGTGCAGCCAGCGTGTCTGCCGGCACCGGAATTAACACATCTATTCGTGGATTTATCGAGAACTCCGGGCAGTGGCCTGATGAAGTTCTGTATGTTCACCGCGGCACCAACCTGAACACCTGGATTACAACATCCGGGATGGTGATGGACCAATACAAGATTGACGGTACAACCCGTACCGGTCAGGTAGTTCGGCTGACCTGGACAAAGGCCAATCCGCAGAATTTTGCGGTGGTCGGCACACAGGGACCAACCGTTCGGCACTATATCAATCGGGGCGGCTCGGCGGCAACTGTGTCGCGCACCTACGAGTCACTGCGATTCTCAAACGTCTTCCCCGGTGTTGACGTGCTGTACTACCTGGATAATACCGGCAGGCTGCGCTACGATCTTGACGTAGAGGCCGGTGCTCATACCGAACCCATTTCTTTTGCCGTGAAGGGTGAAAATGGCATCAGTGTCCGTGACGGCGAGGTGACACTTGATACCGACCTGGGCGGCATTGTTATCACTGACCTGTATGCCTACGTGATGGGTGACCGTGAACGTGCCACACCGGCAGCTTTCCGTGCTGCAATGAACGGCATTGAGTTCAGCATCCCCGAGCGAAAAGTGTCGGAATCCCTGCGAATTGACCCTGTTGTGTATGGAACCTATATTGGCGGACCTGGTACGGACGAAGTAATAAACATCGCTCTGGGCGCTAATCATCTGTATGTTGTTGGTTCGACCTTTAATCTTGATTTTCCCGAGACCTCCGGTAAGTACAGCAAGTCAGTTGCCGGCGGACGCGACGGGTTTATTGCCGCCATCTCAAAAGATTTATCCAAGCTGGTAGGATATACCTACGTGGGCGGCTCCGGCCCCGACGAGGTTACCGCCGTCACGATTGACCAGAACAGTATGGTTTGCGTTACCGGTAACACCGAAAGTACCAATTTCCCAATCACCATTGGCTCGGTAGGGCAGGTGCACAAGGGACAGACTGATGCCTTTATCTGCCGGTTTTCGGCAGACCTTGCAAATATGGATATCTCAACCTTCGTTGGCGGAAACAAAGAAGATAAGGCATACGGTATTGCTGTGGACAAGGCTACCGGCGCCATCTACGTGTGCGGATCAACCACGTCGAACGCAAACTTCCCGGTCAGTGGGGCACACCAGCAAACCCTGGGCGGCGAAATGGACGGCTTCTTGGTAAAGCTTGCCCCCGGCGGCGGTACGTTTGTTTTTTCAACCTACTTTGGCCGCACCAAGAATGAGGTATTCACTGCCATCGCCGTTGATGCCTCCGGTTTCCCGTTTGTAACGGGATGGACTTCGTCGTCGGATTTTGAAACACAGCCTTCGGGTAGTAGCGGAGGGGGATGGGGCTGGTGGAAACCCGGCGCACGGACTCCGTATGATGCAACCTACAATGGAGGTGATAAAGATGCATTCCTGATTAAATTCTTCCCGGATGGCACACTTTCTAAAAAAGATGATGGTACGTTCTCTACATACTTTGGCGGGGCCGGTGAAGAAGAAGGCAGAGGAATCTATATCGATGCTCAAGGACGTCCACTCCTGGTGGGGGTAACAAACTCAACGAAATACCCTACCGCCGGCACCATTACCGCCGACTATATCGGTGGCAAGTCAGATATCTTCATGTGTCAGTTTACGGATGACGGCAAGGCACTTACCGCATGTACCTACTTTGGTGGTACCGGTGAAGATTGGGTGAATGGTATCGTTGCAGATCCGTCACTGAATTCCGGCATCTTGTGGGGATATACAAACTCAATGGATTTCCCGATTCAGGGCGCCGGAGCCAGTGCAGCGCGTACCGGCAGCACCGATGCCTTCCTGGCAAATATCAACCCGTATGCGGTGAAGTTTAGCTCGCTGGTAGGGGGCTATGGTACCGATACCGCCGTAGCTGCCGTTGTTGACGATGCCGGCGATATCTACTTTGTCCTGAGAGGCACGTCGGATGACCTGACCGTTCACCCGGATGCTTGGAAGCAAACCAAGCCAGGTGAAGAAGACGGCTACGTTGCAAAATGGGCTCAGGGCACGCTTGACCTGGTGTCGCCCACCGGTGGCGAAAGCATTTGTGCTGGCTCCAACCGGACAATTAGTTGGGCTGCCGAGGGAATGCTTCAGGGCGACAAGTACCTGCTTCGTATCAGCAGCGACAGCGGCAAAACGTGGACCGATCTGGCCAAGGATCTTACAGGGATGAACTACACCTGGAAACCTGCGGCAAATATGGTAGAGGGTACGCAGTACAGAATTGAACTGTCATCACCCCGCGGTCATGTTTCACGCAGCGGTACATTCTCTATCAGCAACCCTCCTGCGGTACACAAAGATCCTGTGTCAACATCTGCGTGCGAAGGTGAAGATATCACACTTGCGGTCGAAGCCCAAGGCATTGGGCTGAAATACCAGTGGCGCAGAAACGGAACTACGATCCAGGGAGCAACGAATCCAACGCTGAAAATCTCAAAGGTGTCGGCTGATAATTCAGGTAACTACGACTGTGTTGTGAGCGGTGCCTGCTCACCGGCAGCTACAACAAAGCCGGCAATTGTTGGCGTTGCAGCTCAAACCGAAATCACACAGCAACCAGTGGCCACAACGGTAGATGAAGGTAAAAAACTAACGCTCACGGTTGTTGCCAAGGGTTCGGAGCTTACCTATTCGTGGAGCCGCAATGGTATGCCAATTGCCAACGCCGATAAGGCAACATATACGGTTGCGACTGCATCCGGCGATGATGCCGGTGATTATACCTGCACCGTTACCGGCGGTTGCGGAAGCAAGACCACAGATGTTGCCACCGTGATTGTTAACCGGGTTGGTTCGGTTCAAACCGAGGTTGCCGTTCCCGGCTTTGCCATGCATATCAATGGTCCGGTGCCTGCTTCCGAAAAACTCTCGTGCACCTTTACACTCAATGCCGATGCCGAGGTTATGATTCGGTTCGTTGGTGTAGATGGCTCAGTGGTTTCGTCGGTCATGCTCGGACGCCTGGCAGCAGGAACGTCAACACTCATGGTGCCGGTTAGCAATCTAACCCCGGGTGTGTACGGCATCGAAGCTGTTCGTGGCACCACGGTGCTGCGTACGGCAATTCACGTGATCCGCTAA
- a CDS encoding pyridoxine 5'-phosphate synthase encodes MKLSVNIDHVATIREARGGLYPDPVQAAVLAEISGAHGIVAHLREDRRHINDRDIIRLQEVVTKKFDLEMALTPEIVQIALSIGPDMVTLVPEKREELTTEGGLNIVTAESQIREAVDEFHDRGISVSLFVEPDRSQLQAASRTGADMVELHTGAYANSRTRIEANDHITRLTIATDEARQLGLLVKAGHGLSLENLAPIAAIEGIEEVSIGHALIGRAVFVGMERAVLEYLAVLASAEG; translated from the coding sequence ATGAAACTATCCGTTAACATTGATCATGTTGCCACCATTCGAGAAGCCAGAGGTGGACTTTATCCAGACCCCGTACAGGCTGCCGTCCTGGCCGAAATTTCAGGCGCACATGGCATTGTGGCTCATTTACGTGAGGACCGTCGACATATTAACGACAGAGACATAATTCGGTTACAGGAAGTGGTCACAAAAAAATTTGACCTCGAGATGGCACTGACACCGGAAATTGTGCAGATCGCATTGTCCATTGGGCCGGATATGGTAACGCTGGTACCTGAAAAACGAGAGGAGCTCACCACGGAAGGGGGCTTAAATATCGTCACAGCCGAGAGTCAGATCAGGGAGGCGGTTGATGAGTTCCATGACCGCGGTATTAGCGTAAGTCTGTTTGTAGAGCCGGACCGTTCACAATTACAGGCGGCATCCCGCACGGGTGCCGACATGGTGGAGCTCCATACGGGGGCGTATGCAAATTCACGGACACGGATCGAGGCAAATGACCATATTACGAGACTGACGATTGCCACTGACGAGGCGCGGCAGCTTGGGTTGCTTGTAAAGGCCGGACACGGCTTGTCACTTGAAAATCTTGCGCCAATTGCAGCAATCGAGGGGATCGAGGAGGTGAGTATCGGGCACGCCCTGATCGGGCGTGCCGTATTTGTTGGTATGGAAAGAGCCGTACTGGAATACTTAGCCGTTCTGGCGTCAGCAGAAGGTTAA
- a CDS encoding succinate dehydrogenase/fumarate reductase iron-sulfur subunit — protein sequence MKLRLHIWRQASPADTGMMRTYDVENITDHMSFLEMLDILNEELLAKGEEPVAFDHDCREGICGTCGMVVNGRPHGPIPKTTVCQLHMRSFKDGDEIFIEPWRANAFPVIKDLIVDRGAFDRIVQHGGFVSVNTGSAPEANAMPVPKPDAESAMDAAACIGCGACVAACPNSSAMLFVAAKAGHLSMLPQGQVERTARAMNMVTQMDNEGFGGCSNHYECEAACPKGISVSFIARMNRDFAKAALFGKE from the coding sequence ATGAAATTACGACTGCACATCTGGCGGCAGGCATCACCGGCTGATACCGGTATGATGCGCACCTACGACGTAGAGAATATCACCGATCACATGAGCTTCCTGGAGATGCTCGACATCCTGAACGAAGAACTCCTTGCTAAAGGTGAAGAACCAGTGGCCTTTGACCACGACTGCCGTGAAGGCATCTGCGGTACCTGTGGCATGGTGGTGAATGGCCGGCCGCATGGTCCAATCCCGAAAACAACAGTGTGCCAGCTTCATATGCGCTCATTTAAGGATGGCGATGAGATCTTTATCGAACCGTGGCGGGCAAATGCATTTCCGGTGATTAAGGACCTTATCGTTGACCGCGGAGCATTTGACAGGATTGTTCAGCACGGCGGTTTTGTAAGCGTAAATACCGGCAGTGCTCCCGAAGCGAATGCCATGCCGGTCCCCAAACCCGATGCCGAGTCTGCCATGGATGCTGCCGCCTGTATCGGCTGCGGTGCCTGCGTGGCCGCATGTCCGAATTCCAGCGCAATGCTGTTCGTGGCGGCCAAGGCCGGACACCTGAGTATGTTGCCGCAGGGCCAGGTAGAACGCACGGCACGTGCAATGAACATGGTTACACAGATGGACAACGAAGGGTTTGGCGGATGCAGCAACCACTACGAATGCGAGGCGGCTTGTCCGAAAGGTATCAGCGTCTCGTTTATTGCCCGCATGAACCGCGACTTTGCAAAGGCAGCACTGTTTGGCAAGGAGTAG
- a CDS encoding fumarate reductase/succinate dehydrogenase flavoprotein subunit: MELNSKVPTGPIEQQWDKHKADSKLVNPANKRKFRVIVVGTGLAGASAAATLAELGYNVTAITYHDSARRAHSIAAQGGINAAKNYPNDGDSIWRLFYDTVKGGDFRARESNVYRLAQVSVNIIDQCVAQGVPFAREYGGHLANRSFGGAQVSRTFYARGQTGQQLLLGAYQALSRQVGLGKVTLLNKREMMDVIVIDNRARGVVIRNLVTGTVESIMGDAVLLCTGGYGNVFYLSTNAKNCNVTAAYRAYKRGAAFANPCYTQIHPTCIPVSGEYQSKLTLMSESLRNDGRIWVPKKAGDNRVAADIPDADRDYYLERKYPSFGNLSPRDISSRAAKEVCDEGRGVGPGGRGVYLDFADAIRRQGKHVIEERYGNLFEMYERITGDDPYSVPMRIYPAVHYTMGGLWVDYNLMTTIPGLFALGEANFSDHGANRLGASALMQGLADGYFVIPYTLGGYLGQVGPSPLPTTDAPEVRQAEEAVKTKIDNLLSIKGKRTPTSFHRELGMLLWDKCGMARNQKGLQEALARIPEIRQEFWKNLFVPGSGADLNQSLELASRVADFLEFGELMVRDALQREESCGCHFREEYQTPDHEAKRNDEKFAYVAAWEYKGDSAQPELHKEHLTFDNVHLATRSYK; the protein is encoded by the coding sequence ATGGAACTCAACAGCAAGGTCCCCACCGGCCCTATCGAGCAGCAGTGGGATAAACATAAAGCCGACAGTAAGCTGGTGAACCCGGCCAACAAGCGTAAGTTCAGAGTGATTGTAGTGGGAACCGGTCTGGCCGGAGCCTCGGCTGCAGCCACCCTTGCCGAACTTGGCTACAATGTAACGGCAATCACGTATCACGACTCGGCACGCAGAGCACACAGTATTGCGGCTCAGGGCGGGATTAACGCAGCCAAAAACTATCCGAATGACGGTGACAGTATCTGGCGACTCTTCTACGATACCGTGAAGGGTGGCGACTTCCGTGCCCGCGAATCCAACGTGTACCGTCTGGCACAGGTCTCCGTAAACATCATTGACCAGTGCGTAGCCCAGGGCGTACCCTTTGCGCGGGAGTATGGCGGACATCTGGCGAACCGCTCGTTTGGCGGTGCCCAGGTAAGCCGGACGTTTTACGCGCGGGGGCAGACAGGACAGCAGCTCCTGCTGGGTGCCTACCAGGCACTGTCGCGTCAGGTTGGCCTTGGCAAGGTAACCTTGCTGAACAAACGCGAGATGATGGACGTTATCGTGATTGATAATCGGGCCCGCGGCGTTGTAATTCGCAATCTGGTTACCGGTACAGTTGAAAGCATCATGGGTGATGCCGTACTGCTCTGTACAGGGGGCTATGGTAACGTTTTTTACCTTAGTACCAATGCCAAGAACTGCAACGTTACCGCTGCCTATCGCGCCTATAAACGCGGCGCTGCCTTTGCAAATCCCTGCTATACCCAGATCCATCCCACCTGTATCCCCGTCAGCGGCGAGTACCAAAGCAAGCTTACCCTGATGAGCGAATCACTACGGAACGACGGACGGATATGGGTTCCCAAGAAAGCCGGTGATAACCGGGTGGCCGCCGATATTCCCGATGCCGACCGTGACTATTACCTGGAGCGCAAATACCCCTCGTTTGGCAACCTGTCACCACGCGACATCTCGTCGCGCGCTGCCAAGGAAGTCTGTGACGAAGGCCGGGGCGTTGGTCCCGGCGGACGTGGCGTGTACCTGGACTTTGCCGATGCCATCAGGCGGCAGGGGAAACACGTTATCGAAGAACGGTACGGCAACCTGTTTGAAATGTACGAACGGATTACCGGTGACGACCCGTATTCCGTACCCATGCGCATCTACCCGGCGGTCCACTACACCATGGGCGGCTTGTGGGTGGATTACAACCTGATGACAACGATACCGGGCTTGTTTGCACTAGGAGAAGCTAACTTTTCTGATCATGGCGCCAACAGGCTTGGTGCCAGCGCCCTCATGCAGGGTCTGGCCGACGGGTACTTTGTGATACCCTACACCCTTGGGGGATATCTGGGGCAGGTAGGCCCAAGCCCCCTCCCAACGACCGATGCACCCGAAGTGCGCCAGGCCGAGGAAGCAGTAAAAACCAAGATCGATAACCTGCTTTCGATTAAAGGGAAGCGCACACCCACAAGTTTCCACCGCGAACTTGGTATGCTGCTGTGGGACAAATGCGGCATGGCCCGGAACCAGAAAGGGCTGCAGGAAGCTCTTGCCCGCATACCCGAGATCCGGCAGGAGTTCTGGAAGAACCTGTTCGTACCCGGTTCCGGTGCCGACCTGAACCAGTCACTCGAGCTGGCATCGCGGGTGGCAGATTTCCTGGAATTCGGCGAACTGATGGTGCGCGACGCACTGCAGCGCGAGGAAAGCTGCGGGTGTCACTTCAGAGAAGAGTATCAGACGCCTGACCATGAAGCTAAACGAAATGATGAAAAATTTGCATACGTGGCTGCATGGGAATACAAGGGCGATTCGGCTCAACCCGAATTACATAAGGAACACCTCACGTTTGATAATGTTCACCTGGCTACCCGGAGTTATAAATGA